In the genome of Girardinichthys multiradiatus isolate DD_20200921_A chromosome 7, DD_fGirMul_XY1, whole genome shotgun sequence, one region contains:
- the etv5a gene encoding ETS translocation variant 5a isoform X5 produces MDRFYDQQVPFMVPPSNSAADESLNSRPLNDRKRKFVDTELAQDTEELFQDLSQLQEIWIAEAQVPDDEQFVPDFQSESLMFHGPPPTKIKRELTPTKDLSPCRQDRSPMPYGEKCLYNYSACDRKPTHGFKPLTPPSTPGSPCVPNNTALTQTPPPHSHVANQTPGLHPLQRPPTQQTLPVQTHSPPFAMPCVPLNQDANSFTTEHRFQRQMSEPCIPFPPSESQTQPQYLPQPPSSTSLPRDSRPPYHRQMSEPLVAVPPQGFKQELIDPRYSEQGVPTMGPLRQPAFHPMAIKQEPRDFCFDSEVPNCQSSFGRAGSFYQNPHESYLYDRDPQLYFDDTCVVPERLEGKIKQEPSAYRDGPPYQRRGSLQLWQFLVTLLDDPANGHFIAWTGRGMEFKLIEPEEVARRWGIQKNRPAMNYDKLSRSLRYYYEKGIMQKVAGERYVYKFVCDPEALFSMAFPDNQRPNLKMDLDSLPGLEEDTVPLTHYEDATSYLLDAGEQCAAALPLPDGYGY; encoded by the exons ATGGACAGATTCTATGACCAGCAGGTCCCATTTATGGTCCCACCCAGT AACTCAGCTGCGGACGAATCGCTCAACAGTCGGCCCCTGAATGACAGGAAGAGGAAGTTTGTGGACACAGAACTTGCCCAGGACACAGAAG AACTCTTTCAAGACCTCAGTCAGCTGCAAGAGATCTGGATTGCCGAAG CTCAGGTACCTGATGATGAACAGTTTGTCCCAGATTTCCAGTCAGAGAGCT TGATGTTTCATGGACCTCCACCGACCAAGATCAAACGAGAGCTGACTCCCACCAAGGATCTGTCTCCCTGTCGCCAGGACAGAAGTCCCATGCCCTACGGAGAGAAGTGCCTTTACAATTACAG TGCCTGTGATAGAAAGCCGACACACGGATTCAAGCCATTAACTCCCCCCTCTACACCAGGCTCACCTTGCGTCCCCAACAATACTGCACTAACCCAGACCCCCCCTCCTCATTCCCATGTAGCCAATCAGACCCCAGGGCTGCATCCACTGCAACGACCTCCCACCCAGCAGACTCTCCCTGTGCAGACCCACAGTCCCCCCTTCGCCATGCCCTGCGTGCCCCTCAACCAGGATGCAAACAGTTTCACAACTGAGCACAG GTTCCAGAGGCAGATGTCAGAACCATGTATACCTTTTCCCCCGTCTGAGAGCCAAACCCAACCCCAGTACCTGCCGCAACCCCCCAGCAGCACCAGCCTGCCACGTGACAGTCGCCCACCGTACCACAGGCAGATGTCAGAGCCACTGGTGGCTGTGCCTCCTCAGGGCTTCAAGCAGGAGCTCATCGACCCTCGATACAGTGAGCAGGGTGTACCTACCATGGGCCCCCTGCGTCAGCCAGCATTCCACCCCATGGCCATTAAACAGGAGCCTCGTGACTTCTGCTTCGACTCTG AAGTGCCTAACTGCCAGTCATCTTTTGGGAGAGCAGGGAGCTTCTACCAGAATCCCCATGAGA GCTACTTATAtgacagagatccacagctgtaCTTTGATGATACATGTGTGGTTCCTGAAAGACTAGAAG ggaaaataaaacaggagcCTTCTGCTTATCGTGACGGCCCTCCTTACCAGCGTCGCGGCTCGCTGCAGCTTTGGCAGTTTCTGGTCACCTTGCTGGACGACCCAGCAAACGGACATTTCATCGCCTGGACCGGGCGTGGCATGGAGTTCAAACTCATTGAGCCTGAGGAG GTGGCTCGTCGCTGGGGCATCCAGAAAAACAGACCTGCCATGAACTACGACAAGCTGAGCCGCTCGCTGCGGTATTACTATGAAAAGGGCATCATGCAGAAG GTGGCAGGTGAGCGGTATGTGTACAAGTTCGTGTGTGATCCTGAAGCTTTGTTCTCCATGGCATTCCCCGACAACCAAAGGCCAAACTTGAAGATGGACCTGGACAGCCTGCCGGGCCTGGAGGAAGACACTGTGCCCCTCACCCACTATGAGGACGCCACCTCCTACCTGCTTGATGCAGGGGAGCAGTGTGCGGCTGCTCTGCCCCTCCCTGATGGCTATGGCTACTAA
- the etv5a gene encoding ETS translocation variant 5a isoform X1: MDRFYDQQVPFMVPPSQNSAADESLNSRPLNDRKRKFVDTELAQDTEELFQDLSQLQEIWIAEAQVPDDEQFVPDFQSESLMFHGPPPTKIKRELTPTKDLSPCRQDRSPMPYGEKCLYNYSACDRKPTHGFKPLTPPSTPGSPCVPNNTALTQTPPPHSHVANQTPGLHPLQRPPTQQTLPVQTHSPPFAMPCVPLNQDANSFTTEHRFQRQMSEPCIPFPPSESQTQPQYLPQPPSSTSLPRDSRPPYHRQMSEPLVAVPPQGFKQELIDPRYSEQGVPTMGPLRQPAFHPMAIKQEPRDFCFDSEVPNCQSSFGRAGSFYQNPHESYLYDRDPQLYFDDTCVVPERLEGKIKQEPSAYRDGPPYQRRGSLQLWQFLVTLLDDPANGHFIAWTGRGMEFKLIEPEEVARRWGIQKNRPAMNYDKLSRSLRYYYEKGIMQKVKVAGERYVYKFVCDPEALFSMAFPDNQRPNLKMDLDSLPGLEEDTVPLTHYEDATSYLLDAGEQCAAALPLPDGYGY; this comes from the exons ATGGACAGATTCTATGACCAGCAGGTCCCATTTATGGTCCCACCCAGT CAGAACTCAGCTGCGGACGAATCGCTCAACAGTCGGCCCCTGAATGACAGGAAGAGGAAGTTTGTGGACACAGAACTTGCCCAGGACACAGAAG AACTCTTTCAAGACCTCAGTCAGCTGCAAGAGATCTGGATTGCCGAAG CTCAGGTACCTGATGATGAACAGTTTGTCCCAGATTTCCAGTCAGAGAGCT TGATGTTTCATGGACCTCCACCGACCAAGATCAAACGAGAGCTGACTCCCACCAAGGATCTGTCTCCCTGTCGCCAGGACAGAAGTCCCATGCCCTACGGAGAGAAGTGCCTTTACAATTACAG TGCCTGTGATAGAAAGCCGACACACGGATTCAAGCCATTAACTCCCCCCTCTACACCAGGCTCACCTTGCGTCCCCAACAATACTGCACTAACCCAGACCCCCCCTCCTCATTCCCATGTAGCCAATCAGACCCCAGGGCTGCATCCACTGCAACGACCTCCCACCCAGCAGACTCTCCCTGTGCAGACCCACAGTCCCCCCTTCGCCATGCCCTGCGTGCCCCTCAACCAGGATGCAAACAGTTTCACAACTGAGCACAG GTTCCAGAGGCAGATGTCAGAACCATGTATACCTTTTCCCCCGTCTGAGAGCCAAACCCAACCCCAGTACCTGCCGCAACCCCCCAGCAGCACCAGCCTGCCACGTGACAGTCGCCCACCGTACCACAGGCAGATGTCAGAGCCACTGGTGGCTGTGCCTCCTCAGGGCTTCAAGCAGGAGCTCATCGACCCTCGATACAGTGAGCAGGGTGTACCTACCATGGGCCCCCTGCGTCAGCCAGCATTCCACCCCATGGCCATTAAACAGGAGCCTCGTGACTTCTGCTTCGACTCTG AAGTGCCTAACTGCCAGTCATCTTTTGGGAGAGCAGGGAGCTTCTACCAGAATCCCCATGAGA GCTACTTATAtgacagagatccacagctgtaCTTTGATGATACATGTGTGGTTCCTGAAAGACTAGAAG ggaaaataaaacaggagcCTTCTGCTTATCGTGACGGCCCTCCTTACCAGCGTCGCGGCTCGCTGCAGCTTTGGCAGTTTCTGGTCACCTTGCTGGACGACCCAGCAAACGGACATTTCATCGCCTGGACCGGGCGTGGCATGGAGTTCAAACTCATTGAGCCTGAGGAG GTGGCTCGTCGCTGGGGCATCCAGAAAAACAGACCTGCCATGAACTACGACAAGCTGAGCCGCTCGCTGCGGTATTACTATGAAAAGGGCATCATGCAGAAGGTAAAG GTGGCAGGTGAGCGGTATGTGTACAAGTTCGTGTGTGATCCTGAAGCTTTGTTCTCCATGGCATTCCCCGACAACCAAAGGCCAAACTTGAAGATGGACCTGGACAGCCTGCCGGGCCTGGAGGAAGACACTGTGCCCCTCACCCACTATGAGGACGCCACCTCCTACCTGCTTGATGCAGGGGAGCAGTGTGCGGCTGCTCTGCCCCTCCCTGATGGCTATGGCTACTAA
- the etv5a gene encoding ETS translocation variant 5a isoform X4 produces the protein MFHGPPPTKIKRELTPTKDLSPCRQDRSPMPYGEKCLYNYSACDRKPTHGFKPLTPPSTPGSPCVPNNTALTQTPPPHSHVANQTPGLHPLQRPPTQQTLPVQTHSPPFAMPCVPLNQDANSFTTEHRFQRQMSEPCIPFPPSESQTQPQYLPQPPSSTSLPRDSRPPYHRQMSEPLVAVPPQGFKQELIDPRYSEQGVPTMGPLRQPAFHPMAIKQEPRDFCFDSEVPNCQSSFGRAGSFYQNPHESYLYDRDPQLYFDDTCVVPERLEGKIKQEPSAYRDGPPYQRRGSLQLWQFLVTLLDDPANGHFIAWTGRGMEFKLIEPEEVARRWGIQKNRPAMNYDKLSRSLRYYYEKGIMQKVKVAGERYVYKFVCDPEALFSMAFPDNQRPNLKMDLDSLPGLEEDTVPLTHYEDATSYLLDAGEQCAAALPLPDGYGY, from the exons ATGTTTCATGGACCTCCACCGACCAAGATCAAACGAGAGCTGACTCCCACCAAGGATCTGTCTCCCTGTCGCCAGGACAGAAGTCCCATGCCCTACGGAGAGAAGTGCCTTTACAATTACAG TGCCTGTGATAGAAAGCCGACACACGGATTCAAGCCATTAACTCCCCCCTCTACACCAGGCTCACCTTGCGTCCCCAACAATACTGCACTAACCCAGACCCCCCCTCCTCATTCCCATGTAGCCAATCAGACCCCAGGGCTGCATCCACTGCAACGACCTCCCACCCAGCAGACTCTCCCTGTGCAGACCCACAGTCCCCCCTTCGCCATGCCCTGCGTGCCCCTCAACCAGGATGCAAACAGTTTCACAACTGAGCACAG GTTCCAGAGGCAGATGTCAGAACCATGTATACCTTTTCCCCCGTCTGAGAGCCAAACCCAACCCCAGTACCTGCCGCAACCCCCCAGCAGCACCAGCCTGCCACGTGACAGTCGCCCACCGTACCACAGGCAGATGTCAGAGCCACTGGTGGCTGTGCCTCCTCAGGGCTTCAAGCAGGAGCTCATCGACCCTCGATACAGTGAGCAGGGTGTACCTACCATGGGCCCCCTGCGTCAGCCAGCATTCCACCCCATGGCCATTAAACAGGAGCCTCGTGACTTCTGCTTCGACTCTG AAGTGCCTAACTGCCAGTCATCTTTTGGGAGAGCAGGGAGCTTCTACCAGAATCCCCATGAGA GCTACTTATAtgacagagatccacagctgtaCTTTGATGATACATGTGTGGTTCCTGAAAGACTAGAAG ggaaaataaaacaggagcCTTCTGCTTATCGTGACGGCCCTCCTTACCAGCGTCGCGGCTCGCTGCAGCTTTGGCAGTTTCTGGTCACCTTGCTGGACGACCCAGCAAACGGACATTTCATCGCCTGGACCGGGCGTGGCATGGAGTTCAAACTCATTGAGCCTGAGGAG GTGGCTCGTCGCTGGGGCATCCAGAAAAACAGACCTGCCATGAACTACGACAAGCTGAGCCGCTCGCTGCGGTATTACTATGAAAAGGGCATCATGCAGAAGGTAAAG GTGGCAGGTGAGCGGTATGTGTACAAGTTCGTGTGTGATCCTGAAGCTTTGTTCTCCATGGCATTCCCCGACAACCAAAGGCCAAACTTGAAGATGGACCTGGACAGCCTGCCGGGCCTGGAGGAAGACACTGTGCCCCTCACCCACTATGAGGACGCCACCTCCTACCTGCTTGATGCAGGGGAGCAGTGTGCGGCTGCTCTGCCCCTCCCTGATGGCTATGGCTACTAA
- the etv5a gene encoding ETS translocation variant 5a isoform X2, giving the protein MDRFYDQQVPFMVPPSNSAADESLNSRPLNDRKRKFVDTELAQDTEELFQDLSQLQEIWIAEAQVPDDEQFVPDFQSESLMFHGPPPTKIKRELTPTKDLSPCRQDRSPMPYGEKCLYNYSACDRKPTHGFKPLTPPSTPGSPCVPNNTALTQTPPPHSHVANQTPGLHPLQRPPTQQTLPVQTHSPPFAMPCVPLNQDANSFTTEHRFQRQMSEPCIPFPPSESQTQPQYLPQPPSSTSLPRDSRPPYHRQMSEPLVAVPPQGFKQELIDPRYSEQGVPTMGPLRQPAFHPMAIKQEPRDFCFDSEVPNCQSSFGRAGSFYQNPHESYLYDRDPQLYFDDTCVVPERLEGKIKQEPSAYRDGPPYQRRGSLQLWQFLVTLLDDPANGHFIAWTGRGMEFKLIEPEEVARRWGIQKNRPAMNYDKLSRSLRYYYEKGIMQKVKVAGERYVYKFVCDPEALFSMAFPDNQRPNLKMDLDSLPGLEEDTVPLTHYEDATSYLLDAGEQCAAALPLPDGYGY; this is encoded by the exons ATGGACAGATTCTATGACCAGCAGGTCCCATTTATGGTCCCACCCAGT AACTCAGCTGCGGACGAATCGCTCAACAGTCGGCCCCTGAATGACAGGAAGAGGAAGTTTGTGGACACAGAACTTGCCCAGGACACAGAAG AACTCTTTCAAGACCTCAGTCAGCTGCAAGAGATCTGGATTGCCGAAG CTCAGGTACCTGATGATGAACAGTTTGTCCCAGATTTCCAGTCAGAGAGCT TGATGTTTCATGGACCTCCACCGACCAAGATCAAACGAGAGCTGACTCCCACCAAGGATCTGTCTCCCTGTCGCCAGGACAGAAGTCCCATGCCCTACGGAGAGAAGTGCCTTTACAATTACAG TGCCTGTGATAGAAAGCCGACACACGGATTCAAGCCATTAACTCCCCCCTCTACACCAGGCTCACCTTGCGTCCCCAACAATACTGCACTAACCCAGACCCCCCCTCCTCATTCCCATGTAGCCAATCAGACCCCAGGGCTGCATCCACTGCAACGACCTCCCACCCAGCAGACTCTCCCTGTGCAGACCCACAGTCCCCCCTTCGCCATGCCCTGCGTGCCCCTCAACCAGGATGCAAACAGTTTCACAACTGAGCACAG GTTCCAGAGGCAGATGTCAGAACCATGTATACCTTTTCCCCCGTCTGAGAGCCAAACCCAACCCCAGTACCTGCCGCAACCCCCCAGCAGCACCAGCCTGCCACGTGACAGTCGCCCACCGTACCACAGGCAGATGTCAGAGCCACTGGTGGCTGTGCCTCCTCAGGGCTTCAAGCAGGAGCTCATCGACCCTCGATACAGTGAGCAGGGTGTACCTACCATGGGCCCCCTGCGTCAGCCAGCATTCCACCCCATGGCCATTAAACAGGAGCCTCGTGACTTCTGCTTCGACTCTG AAGTGCCTAACTGCCAGTCATCTTTTGGGAGAGCAGGGAGCTTCTACCAGAATCCCCATGAGA GCTACTTATAtgacagagatccacagctgtaCTTTGATGATACATGTGTGGTTCCTGAAAGACTAGAAG ggaaaataaaacaggagcCTTCTGCTTATCGTGACGGCCCTCCTTACCAGCGTCGCGGCTCGCTGCAGCTTTGGCAGTTTCTGGTCACCTTGCTGGACGACCCAGCAAACGGACATTTCATCGCCTGGACCGGGCGTGGCATGGAGTTCAAACTCATTGAGCCTGAGGAG GTGGCTCGTCGCTGGGGCATCCAGAAAAACAGACCTGCCATGAACTACGACAAGCTGAGCCGCTCGCTGCGGTATTACTATGAAAAGGGCATCATGCAGAAGGTAAAG GTGGCAGGTGAGCGGTATGTGTACAAGTTCGTGTGTGATCCTGAAGCTTTGTTCTCCATGGCATTCCCCGACAACCAAAGGCCAAACTTGAAGATGGACCTGGACAGCCTGCCGGGCCTGGAGGAAGACACTGTGCCCCTCACCCACTATGAGGACGCCACCTCCTACCTGCTTGATGCAGGGGAGCAGTGTGCGGCTGCTCTGCCCCTCCCTGATGGCTATGGCTACTAA
- the etv5a gene encoding ETS translocation variant 5a isoform X3: protein MDRFYDQQVPFMVPPSQNSAADESLNSRPLNDRKRKFVDTELAQDTEELFQDLSQLQEIWIAEAQVPDDEQFVPDFQSESLMFHGPPPTKIKRELTPTKDLSPCRQDRSPMPYGEKCLYNYSACDRKPTHGFKPLTPPSTPGSPCVPNNTALTQTPPPHSHVANQTPGLHPLQRPPTQQTLPVQTHSPPFAMPCVPLNQDANSFTTEHRFQRQMSEPCIPFPPSESQTQPQYLPQPPSSTSLPRDSRPPYHRQMSEPLVAVPPQGFKQELIDPRYSEQGVPTMGPLRQPAFHPMAIKQEPRDFCFDSEVPNCQSSFGRAGSFYQNPHESYLYDRDPQLYFDDTCVVPERLEGKIKQEPSAYRDGPPYQRRGSLQLWQFLVTLLDDPANGHFIAWTGRGMEFKLIEPEEVARRWGIQKNRPAMNYDKLSRSLRYYYEKGIMQKVAGERYVYKFVCDPEALFSMAFPDNQRPNLKMDLDSLPGLEEDTVPLTHYEDATSYLLDAGEQCAAALPLPDGYGY from the exons ATGGACAGATTCTATGACCAGCAGGTCCCATTTATGGTCCCACCCAGT CAGAACTCAGCTGCGGACGAATCGCTCAACAGTCGGCCCCTGAATGACAGGAAGAGGAAGTTTGTGGACACAGAACTTGCCCAGGACACAGAAG AACTCTTTCAAGACCTCAGTCAGCTGCAAGAGATCTGGATTGCCGAAG CTCAGGTACCTGATGATGAACAGTTTGTCCCAGATTTCCAGTCAGAGAGCT TGATGTTTCATGGACCTCCACCGACCAAGATCAAACGAGAGCTGACTCCCACCAAGGATCTGTCTCCCTGTCGCCAGGACAGAAGTCCCATGCCCTACGGAGAGAAGTGCCTTTACAATTACAG TGCCTGTGATAGAAAGCCGACACACGGATTCAAGCCATTAACTCCCCCCTCTACACCAGGCTCACCTTGCGTCCCCAACAATACTGCACTAACCCAGACCCCCCCTCCTCATTCCCATGTAGCCAATCAGACCCCAGGGCTGCATCCACTGCAACGACCTCCCACCCAGCAGACTCTCCCTGTGCAGACCCACAGTCCCCCCTTCGCCATGCCCTGCGTGCCCCTCAACCAGGATGCAAACAGTTTCACAACTGAGCACAG GTTCCAGAGGCAGATGTCAGAACCATGTATACCTTTTCCCCCGTCTGAGAGCCAAACCCAACCCCAGTACCTGCCGCAACCCCCCAGCAGCACCAGCCTGCCACGTGACAGTCGCCCACCGTACCACAGGCAGATGTCAGAGCCACTGGTGGCTGTGCCTCCTCAGGGCTTCAAGCAGGAGCTCATCGACCCTCGATACAGTGAGCAGGGTGTACCTACCATGGGCCCCCTGCGTCAGCCAGCATTCCACCCCATGGCCATTAAACAGGAGCCTCGTGACTTCTGCTTCGACTCTG AAGTGCCTAACTGCCAGTCATCTTTTGGGAGAGCAGGGAGCTTCTACCAGAATCCCCATGAGA GCTACTTATAtgacagagatccacagctgtaCTTTGATGATACATGTGTGGTTCCTGAAAGACTAGAAG ggaaaataaaacaggagcCTTCTGCTTATCGTGACGGCCCTCCTTACCAGCGTCGCGGCTCGCTGCAGCTTTGGCAGTTTCTGGTCACCTTGCTGGACGACCCAGCAAACGGACATTTCATCGCCTGGACCGGGCGTGGCATGGAGTTCAAACTCATTGAGCCTGAGGAG GTGGCTCGTCGCTGGGGCATCCAGAAAAACAGACCTGCCATGAACTACGACAAGCTGAGCCGCTCGCTGCGGTATTACTATGAAAAGGGCATCATGCAGAAG GTGGCAGGTGAGCGGTATGTGTACAAGTTCGTGTGTGATCCTGAAGCTTTGTTCTCCATGGCATTCCCCGACAACCAAAGGCCAAACTTGAAGATGGACCTGGACAGCCTGCCGGGCCTGGAGGAAGACACTGTGCCCCTCACCCACTATGAGGACGCCACCTCCTACCTGCTTGATGCAGGGGAGCAGTGTGCGGCTGCTCTGCCCCTCCCTGATGGCTATGGCTACTAA